The Hippoglossus stenolepis isolate QCI-W04-F060 chromosome 11, HSTE1.2, whole genome shotgun sequence genome includes a window with the following:
- the LOC118118046 gene encoding transmembrane protein 14C-like: MALDWVGFSYAVLVSVGGVIGFVKAGSVTSLAAGLLFGLLAAVGAYLASQNPKNVWLLLGTSGTLTVVMGLRFINSWKFMPAGLMTLFSGLMLVKIITGMLTRPHES, encoded by the exons ATGGCTCTGGACTGGGTCGGGTTCAGTTATGCTGTTCTGGTGTCAGTGGGAGGAGTCATTGGTTTTGTGAAAGCAG GCAGCGTCACCTCCCTGGCTGCCGGGCTCCTGTTTGGCCTGTTGGCCGCGGTCGGTGCTTATCTGGCATCTCAGAATCCAAAGAatgtgtggctgctgctgg GCACCTCGGGAACTCTCACTGTGGTGATGGGCCTGAGATTCATCAACTCCTGGAAGTTCATGCCAGCAGGTCTAATGACTTTATTCAG CGGACTGATGCTGGTGAAGATCATAACTGGGATGTTGACGAGGCCACACGAATCCTGA
- the pak1ip1 gene encoding p21-activated protein kinase-interacting protein 1-like produces the protein MAAVLELIAGSYEQIVFGYRVTTGEEEWTAKANFTHHAHTASISALAASERFVVTGSKDETIQLYDMKKKTEHGALLHHDGSITCLEFYGTSHLLSGGEDGLLCVWGTKKWECLKSIHAHKGQVTSLSVHPSGKLALTVGTDKTLRTWNLTNGRSAFIKNIKQIAHIVRWSPDGDKYVVVVDDEVNIYDLETASVTGTITNPKRISSVKFLNNSLLAVAGDDEIVRLCELEKLKCVCEFKAHETRVKAVDSFMMEDYCVLVTASNDGLIKMWKLHFKEELEPPTLLVEVNTTARLTCLAVWKPSSVQPTAEEPAAAATTSKELAQELSKTKRVRIATEEVVLEDESKPKRKKKKGGGK, from the exons atggcaGCGGTGCTGGAGCTCATCGCCGGGAGCTACGAGCAGATCGTCTTCGGTTACCGGGTGACAACCGGCGAGGAG GAGTGGACGGCCAAGGCGAACTTCACACATCACGCCCACACCGCGTCCATATCGGCTCTGGCGGCCAGTGAGAGGTTTGTCGTGACGGGAAGCAAAGATGAGACCATCCAGCTGTAcgacatgaagaagaagaccGAGCACGGTGCCCTGCTGCATCACGACG GCTCCATCACCTGCCTGGAGTTCTACGGGACGTCCCATCTGCTgagcggaggagaggatgggctcctgtgtgtgtggggcacgAAGAAGTGGGAGTGTCTGAAGTCCATCCACGCTCACAA aggTCAGGTGACATCGctgtccgtccatccgtctGGGAAACTCGCACTGACAGTCGGGACCGATAAGACGCTCAG AACCTGGAATCTGACTAATGGAAGATCGGCCTTcatcaaaaacataaaacaaa TTGCACACATTGTCAGGTGGTCTCCAGATGGGGATAAATATGTGGTGGTTGTAGATGACGAGGTGAACATCTACGACCTGGAGACGGCGTCTGTGACGGGAACAATCACCAACCCCAAAAGAATCTCGTCTGTTAAGTTCTTAAAT aactCCCTCCTGGCCGTCGCAGGAGATGATGAGATCGTGAGGTTGTGTGAAttggaaaaactaaaatgcGTGTGTGAGTTCAAGGCTCATGAAACCAg GGTGAAAGCAGTGGACAGTTTTATGATGGAGGATTACTGCGTGTTGGTGACGGCTTCCAATGACGGCTTGATCAAAATGTGGAAGCTCCACTTTAAAGAG GAGCTGGAACCTCCCACCCTCCTCGTGGAAGTGAACACCACGGCCCGGCTGACGTGCCTCGCCGTGTGGAAACCTTCATCGGTGCAGCCGACCGCTGAGGAACCGGCAGCTGCGGCGACGACATCTAAAG AACTCGCTCAAGAGCTTTCAAAGACGAAGAGAGTTCGAATTGCGACGGAAGAAGTCGTTCTAGAAGACGAGAGCAAACccaaaaggaagaagaaaaagggcgGTGGAAAATGA
- the LOC118118044 gene encoding serine/threonine-protein kinase MAK isoform X1, with translation MTDSWTVWDGSSVKERQGSLWTMNRYTTLKQLGDGTYGSVLLGKSNDTGELVAIKRMKRKFYSWDECLNLREVKSLKKLNHANVVKLKEVVRENDHLYFIFEYMKENLYQLMKEREDKMFSENEIRNILFQVLSGLAFVHKHGYFHRDMKPENLLCMGPQLVKIADFGLAREIRSQPPYTDYVSTRWYRAPEVLLKSNSYSSPIDIWAVGCIMAELYTLRPLFPGNSEVDEVFKICQVLGTLRKSDWPDGYNLASSMNFRFPKCIPTSLRSLVPNASAEAITLMKDMLRWDPEKRPSAAQALRYPYFHVGQALGAPLKFSEQHKARTKISQAATEPKPLSLCKTDLEPCEQRKTRVELQTSRLPPHRPLQEIPLPQDNTDPTAGQQQPLSLVKNKQPGSWHTQRGPAAGAENSVFGVRTGRRRWGQTSFKSVDSWDDGDDTDAGVSISKKPTISSLKDRTLEGHGCRFPESKSNTVAKLPSGIGLKRTDSTSSSAKQHYLRQSRYLPGINPKSNSSGRNLWDNSCLTRGPGLELPLNKDAALPKLSDKQLLKEKNLEEVDLSKDSFPSNTNNRTKTNKSAAQKSEPGAARLKNTLVPIEGEVDVSSTADLRTDHKTKTCKNKISSNKLALSNEEYERWRSRSVNPQISGSSSGSTVKTNLPRGPNIQPVHGRVDWAAKYGGHR, from the exons ATGACCGACAGTTGGACTGTGTGGGACGGCTCCTCGGTGAAGGAGAGACAGGGCTCCCTGTGGACCATGAACCGCTACACCACTCTGAAGCAGCTGGGGGACGGCACGTACGGCAGCGTGCTCCTGGGAAAGAGCAACGACACCGGGGAGCTGGTGGCAATTAAGAG gatgaagaggaagtttTATTCCTGGGACGAGTGTTTGAATCTGAGAGAAGTGAAG tctCTGAAGAAGCTGAACCACGCCAACGTGGTGAAACTGAAGGAAGTCGTCAGAGAAAACGACCACCTCTACTTTATCTTCGAGTACATGAAAGAAAACCTCTATCAGCTCATGAAAGAACG GGAAGATaagatgttttcagaaaatGAGATAAGGAACATTCTGTTCCAAGTGTTGTCCGGTTTAGCGTTTGTGCATAAACACG GATATTTCCATCGTGATATGAAGCCGGAGAATTTGCTCTGCATGGGCCCACAGCTGGTGAAGATTGCAGACTTTGGCCTAGCGAGGGAAATCCGCTCCCAGCCGCCTTACACTGATTATGTGTCCACGAGATG GTATCGGGCCCCAGAGGTTCTGCTCAAGTCCAACTCCTACAGCTCCCCCATCGACATCTGGGCGGTGGGCTGCATCATGGCGGAGCTGTACACCCTCAGACCTCTGTTCCCCGGCAACAGCGAGGTGGACGAGGTCTTCAAGATCTGTCAGGTGCTGGGAACGCTGAGGAAG TCGGACTGGCCTGACGGCTACAACCTGGCCTCCTCCATGAACTTCCGCTTCCCTAAGTGTATCCCCACCAGCCTCAGATCCCTGGTCCCCAACGCCAGCGCCGAGGCGATCACGCTGATGAAAGACATGTTACGATGGGATCCAGAGAAAAGACCAAGTGCTGCTCAG GCTCTGCGGTACCCGTACTTCCATGTCGGCCAGGCACTTGGAGCTCCTTTAAAGTTCTCAGAGCAGCACAAGGCCCGGACGAAGATTTCCCAGGCTGCTACAGAACCGAAGCCTCTGTCCCTCTGTAAGACGGACCTGGAGCCCTGCGAGCAGAGGAAGACCCGGGTGGAGCTACAGACCTCCAGACTACCTCCACACCGGCCTCTACAGGAGATCCCTCTTCCTCAGGACAACACAGATCCTACAGcggggcagcagcagccgctcaGCCTGGTGAAGAACAAGCAACCAGGAAGCTGGCACACTCAG CGTGGGCCGGCAGCTGGAGCTGAGAACAGTGTGTTTGGAGTCAGGACCGGACGTAGACGCTGGGGTCAAACATCGTTCAAGTCAGTCGACAGCTGGGACGACGGTGACGACACGGACGCTGGAGTTTCCATCTCCAAAAAACCCACCATAAGCTCCCTGAAGGACAGGACCCTCGAGGGACACGGCTGTCG atttcCAGAGTCAAAGAGCAACACGGTAGCAAAGTTACCGAGCGGCATCGGGCTAAAGAGAACGGACTCCACCTCCTCGTCTGCCAAGCAGCACTACCTCCGCCAGTCCAGGTACCTGCCAG GCATTAATCCAAAAAGCAACTCCTCAGGCAGAAACCTGTGGGACAACTCGTGTTTAACCAGAGGACCGGGCCTGGAACTCCCTCTTAATAAAG ATGCTGCTCTTCCCAAACTCTCAGATAAGCAGCTTCTGAAGGAAAAGAACCTGGAGGAAGTGGATCTGTCCAAAG ACTCGTTCCCGAGCAACACCAACAACCGAACCAAGACCAATAAATCAGCTGCTCAGAAGAGTGAACCAGGAGCCGCTCGACTGAAGAACACGCTGGTGCCCATCGAAGGCGAAG TCGATGTCTCCTCAACTGCCGATTTGAGAACTGATCACAAAACCAAAACGTGTAAGAACAAGATCTCTTCAAATAAACTGGCTCTCTCAAATGAAG agtATGAACGGTGGAGGAGCAGATCTGTGAATCCTCAGATCTCCGGATCCAGCAGCGGCTCCACAGTGAAGACAAACCTCCCACGGGGCCCAAACATCCAGCCGGTGCACGGACGAGTCGACTGGGCCGCCAAGTACGGAGGCCACCGGTAG
- the LOC118118044 gene encoding serine/threonine-protein kinase MAK isoform X2 — MKRKFYSWDECLNLREVKSLKKLNHANVVKLKEVVRENDHLYFIFEYMKENLYQLMKEREDKMFSENEIRNILFQVLSGLAFVHKHGYFHRDMKPENLLCMGPQLVKIADFGLAREIRSQPPYTDYVSTRWYRAPEVLLKSNSYSSPIDIWAVGCIMAELYTLRPLFPGNSEVDEVFKICQVLGTLRKSDWPDGYNLASSMNFRFPKCIPTSLRSLVPNASAEAITLMKDMLRWDPEKRPSAAQALRYPYFHVGQALGAPLKFSEQHKARTKISQAATEPKPLSLCKTDLEPCEQRKTRVELQTSRLPPHRPLQEIPLPQDNTDPTAGQQQPLSLVKNKQPGSWHTQRGPAAGAENSVFGVRTGRRRWGQTSFKSVDSWDDGDDTDAGVSISKKPTISSLKDRTLEGHGCRFPESKSNTVAKLPSGIGLKRTDSTSSSAKQHYLRQSRYLPGINPKSNSSGRNLWDNSCLTRGPGLELPLNKDAALPKLSDKQLLKEKNLEEVDLSKDSFPSNTNNRTKTNKSAAQKSEPGAARLKNTLVPIEGEVDVSSTADLRTDHKTKTCKNKISSNKLALSNEEYERWRSRSVNPQISGSSSGSTVKTNLPRGPNIQPVHGRVDWAAKYGGHR, encoded by the exons atgaagaggaagtttTATTCCTGGGACGAGTGTTTGAATCTGAGAGAAGTGAAG tctCTGAAGAAGCTGAACCACGCCAACGTGGTGAAACTGAAGGAAGTCGTCAGAGAAAACGACCACCTCTACTTTATCTTCGAGTACATGAAAGAAAACCTCTATCAGCTCATGAAAGAACG GGAAGATaagatgttttcagaaaatGAGATAAGGAACATTCTGTTCCAAGTGTTGTCCGGTTTAGCGTTTGTGCATAAACACG GATATTTCCATCGTGATATGAAGCCGGAGAATTTGCTCTGCATGGGCCCACAGCTGGTGAAGATTGCAGACTTTGGCCTAGCGAGGGAAATCCGCTCCCAGCCGCCTTACACTGATTATGTGTCCACGAGATG GTATCGGGCCCCAGAGGTTCTGCTCAAGTCCAACTCCTACAGCTCCCCCATCGACATCTGGGCGGTGGGCTGCATCATGGCGGAGCTGTACACCCTCAGACCTCTGTTCCCCGGCAACAGCGAGGTGGACGAGGTCTTCAAGATCTGTCAGGTGCTGGGAACGCTGAGGAAG TCGGACTGGCCTGACGGCTACAACCTGGCCTCCTCCATGAACTTCCGCTTCCCTAAGTGTATCCCCACCAGCCTCAGATCCCTGGTCCCCAACGCCAGCGCCGAGGCGATCACGCTGATGAAAGACATGTTACGATGGGATCCAGAGAAAAGACCAAGTGCTGCTCAG GCTCTGCGGTACCCGTACTTCCATGTCGGCCAGGCACTTGGAGCTCCTTTAAAGTTCTCAGAGCAGCACAAGGCCCGGACGAAGATTTCCCAGGCTGCTACAGAACCGAAGCCTCTGTCCCTCTGTAAGACGGACCTGGAGCCCTGCGAGCAGAGGAAGACCCGGGTGGAGCTACAGACCTCCAGACTACCTCCACACCGGCCTCTACAGGAGATCCCTCTTCCTCAGGACAACACAGATCCTACAGcggggcagcagcagccgctcaGCCTGGTGAAGAACAAGCAACCAGGAAGCTGGCACACTCAG CGTGGGCCGGCAGCTGGAGCTGAGAACAGTGTGTTTGGAGTCAGGACCGGACGTAGACGCTGGGGTCAAACATCGTTCAAGTCAGTCGACAGCTGGGACGACGGTGACGACACGGACGCTGGAGTTTCCATCTCCAAAAAACCCACCATAAGCTCCCTGAAGGACAGGACCCTCGAGGGACACGGCTGTCG atttcCAGAGTCAAAGAGCAACACGGTAGCAAAGTTACCGAGCGGCATCGGGCTAAAGAGAACGGACTCCACCTCCTCGTCTGCCAAGCAGCACTACCTCCGCCAGTCCAGGTACCTGCCAG GCATTAATCCAAAAAGCAACTCCTCAGGCAGAAACCTGTGGGACAACTCGTGTTTAACCAGAGGACCGGGCCTGGAACTCCCTCTTAATAAAG ATGCTGCTCTTCCCAAACTCTCAGATAAGCAGCTTCTGAAGGAAAAGAACCTGGAGGAAGTGGATCTGTCCAAAG ACTCGTTCCCGAGCAACACCAACAACCGAACCAAGACCAATAAATCAGCTGCTCAGAAGAGTGAACCAGGAGCCGCTCGACTGAAGAACACGCTGGTGCCCATCGAAGGCGAAG TCGATGTCTCCTCAACTGCCGATTTGAGAACTGATCACAAAACCAAAACGTGTAAGAACAAGATCTCTTCAAATAAACTGGCTCTCTCAAATGAAG agtATGAACGGTGGAGGAGCAGATCTGTGAATCCTCAGATCTCCGGATCCAGCAGCGGCTCCACAGTGAAGACAAACCTCCCACGGGGCCCAAACATCCAGCCGGTGCACGGACGAGTCGACTGGGCCGCCAAGTACGGAGGCCACCGGTAG